GGAGGGTGATGCCCAGGAGCAAGGCTAGCTGTATAGTGACATTGGGCTTTGTGGGCATTGTCATAGCACGCAGACGTCGCAGGCGAAGATATAACCGCTGCCCCATAACGTCCTGATCAGTTCGGGGCTCCCTTGGGGCCCTTCCAGCTTGCGGCGCAGGCGGCTGATCTTGTTGTCGATGCTGCGGTCGAACAGCACCGCGTCGGGGCCTTCGCTCAGCGTCAGCAACTGGTCCCGTGTCAGTACCTGATGAGGATGGGTGACGAGAGCATGCAGCAGATTATATTCGCTTTTGGGTAAGGGGGTGACTACCGCCTCGGCATCAACCAGTTCGCGCCGCCCGGTCCGCAACACCCAGCTTCCGAAGCCATAAGCGCTCGCTTCCCCGCCTCTGATGAGCTTGTTGTCCCCCGTGCGACGCAGGACCGCACGGATGCGGGCATGGAGTTCTGCCGGGGAAAAAGGTTTGGTGACATAATCGTCACCGCCGGCATTGAGGCCAAGGATGCGGTCGCTCTCCTCGGTTCTGGCCGTGACCAGAATGACGGGGATCGCGGAGGTGGAACGGATAAATTCGGCCAGGGAAATGCCGTCCTCACCCGGCAGCATCACATCGAGCAGCACCAGGCTGATGGCCTGTACGACAAGCAATTGCCGCGCCTGAGCGGCATCGGCGGCCTGGAAGACCCGGCATCCCGCATGGGTGAGGTAGGCTGCCAGCATCTCGCGAATGTCGCGATCATCGTCGACGATGAGAATATGCGGAGAGAGGCTCATCGCGCACGGTGTCTCACATGATCCGCAGGACAAGAGCGATGCTTTCCTAAGGAGGTTGGCAGCAATTGTCCCTGAAGGGCCACTACGGCAATCATTCCATGAGTCCGGTGTTGAGTTGATAACGCGACGCAAGGCCGACCTGGTCGCAGCTCTGGATAGAGGGCAATTGTCGTCAAAATTTACCCACAGTCGGGAAAATTTGTAAGCGATCGTATCAGATAGGACAGAGATTCGATCGCATCTTTCATTTATTCGATCAAAAAATTGATTGAGATTGGAGGCTCCGGCCATACCCTGGGGCCCTGTGGTGCCCCTCTATGCCGAAAATTCAGTGCATTGGAAGATATGTCGACGTTCATTGGGAAAAATCAATATTTGTAACAAAAGCGGATACATTTTCGATGAGTGTAGAATGTTATTTGTATCTACTTTGGAT
The Novosphingobium terrae DNA segment above includes these coding regions:
- a CDS encoding response regulator, with the translated sequence MSLSPHILIVDDDRDIREMLAAYLTHAGCRVFQAADAAQARQLLVVQAISLVLLDVMLPGEDGISLAEFIRSTSAIPVILVTARTEESDRILGLNAGGDDYVTKPFSPAELHARIRAVLRRTGDNKLIRGGEASAYGFGSWVLRTGRRELVDAEAVVTPLPKSEYNLLHALVTHPHQVLTRDQLLTLSEGPDAVLFDRSIDNKISRLRRKLEGPQGSPELIRTLWGSGYIFACDVCVL